A portion of the Malania oleifera isolate guangnan ecotype guangnan chromosome 3, ASM2987363v1, whole genome shotgun sequence genome contains these proteins:
- the LOC131151464 gene encoding probable polygalacturonase At3g15720: MVALLLLILCMASSCSCRRIESDHSPRKKLLQAPAAGNQVFNVMDFGAAGNGQSDDSQAFVKAWEAACGCVQGIPTVVIPAGNTFLLNPVELEGPCKSNTLLVQAFGSIVAPSSLDIWENSEKGNWIVFKEVDGLTIDGAGTGEINGHGEAWWEQCDNQNCNRPVSLRIQKCNAFKVSGLKFVNSPKGHIGLSGSSDGDLSGLAFVAPDESPNTDGIDLSNCTGIDIHDSIFTTGDDCVAINGGCSFINITNVRCGPGHGISVGSLGEDGSHETVEEVNVQNCSFIKTQNGVRIKTWQGGSGYAKKIHFHNIKLDNVKNPIIIDQYYCPIGSCKESSSAVEVSDVTFSMVTGTSASEEAINLSCSGTPGCSNIVLDQVNISPSEPSKKISSTCSNVRGRGVNVTPSVPCLS; encoded by the exons ATGGTCGCCCTCCTCCTCCTTATTCTTTGCATGGCCTCTTCCTGTTCCTGTCGGAGAATAGAATCAGACCACTCACCAAGAAAGAAATTGTTACAAGCCCCTGCAGCTGGAAACCAAGTTTTTAACGTTATGGACTTTGGGGCTGCTGGGAATGGCCAAAGCGATGATTCCCAA gcTTTTGTGAAGGCATGGGAGGCTGCATGCGGGTGTGTGCAGGGCATCCCGACCGTTGTCATACCAGCGGGAAATACCTTCCTCTTAAACCCAGTGGAGTTAGAGGGGCCTTGCAAGTCCAACACTCTTCTTGTGCAG GCTTTTGGTAGCATTGTTGCACCGAGCTCGTTAGATATCTGGGAAAATTCAGAGAAGGGTAACTGGATTGTATTCAAAGAAGTAGATGGTCTCACCATTGATGGAGCTGGTACTGGAGAAATCAATGGCCACGGAGAAGCTTGGTGGGAACAATGCGAC AACCAGAACTGCAATAGACCAGTG TCACTACGCATACAGAAATGCAATGCATTCAAAGTAAGCGGATTGAAGTTTGTGAACAGTCCAAAAGGGCACATTGGGCTGAGCGGTAGTAGCGATGGTGACTTAAGTGGGCTTGCCTTCGTTGCCCCTGATGAGAGTCCCAACACTGATGGCATTGACCTTTCCAACTGCACTGGCATTGACATCCATGACTCCATCTTCACTACAG GTGATGATTGCGTGGCAATTAATGGAGGGTGTTCATTCATCAACATCACTAATGTTCGTTGTGGACCTGGTCACGGCATAAG TGTGGGAAGCTTGGGGGAAGATGGATCTCATGAAACAGTAGAAGAGGTGAATGTACAAAATTGCTCTTTCATTAAAACTCAAAATGGTGTAAGGATCAAGACATGGCAG ggTGGATCTGGATATGCCAAAAAAATCCACTTTCATAATATCAAGTTGGACAACGTTAAAAACCCCATTATTATAGATCAATATTACTGTCCCATCGGTTCTTGCAAGGAG AGCTCATCCGCGGTTGAAGTGAGCGACGTGACTTTCTCCATGGTGACGGGAACCTCGGCGAGTGAAGAGGCAATTAACTTGAGTTGCAGTGGAACACCAGGGTGCAGCAACATTGTACTTGATCAAGTTAACATTAGTCCTTCAGAGCCTTCGAAGAAAATTTCATCCACCTGTTCCAATGTTCGTGGAAGAGGTGTTAATGTTACTCCAAGTGTCCCTTGCTTATCATAA